Proteins encoded in a region of the Pigmentiphaga litoralis genome:
- a CDS encoding PAS domain-containing protein, whose translation MSADPIFHRVAITASLIDSERAALRRIAAGDPLRDVLESVVTTVESTARHPVRASVLLMDPDGATLRHGAAPSLPDSYNAIVDGLPIGPFQGSCGSAAYSGEPAYVSDIATDPRWAAYASIAADYAMRACWSTPLIGADGMLLGTFAIYLDVPGGPTPEDLEVIVLVTQTVALTIERCRSVTALRESEDHYRHTVAHNPQIAWTATADGVVDQVAQRWEDWTGAPGTGSSWQDVLHPVDVRPAIDHWNRSVATGEPYDIEYRLRLRSGSYRWVRSRASARFDASGQIVKWYGSTEDVDDRRRAEDRLRVNEAKLRRLNQILEGQVEDSSRASERVWTMSHEVLASASIDGYLLRVNPAFTAVLGWPEDAVIGMPLRDFTSSEHMAGAEPWTQVGAGDVPLRQDVAFRHKEGGHRWLSLTVVSEGDALFMFGRDITAERDAADALLIAEESLRQAQKMEALGQLTGGIAHDFNNLLQGITGPLELIDHALRRKTNVDLSRYVALARTSAGRAAALTHRLLAFSRRQPLAPVPLNPNDLVDSMADLLRRTMGEGIETRTVTDPDIWMARCDANQLENALLNLAINARDAMPDGGALTITTSNTELTADAARRLPGVAAGQYVLIQVADTGTGMSPDIVQRAFEPFYTTKPIGQGTGLGLSMAYGFAQQSGGTARIDSREGEGTSISLYLPRHLATAVALDDPQGLPLAADACAGANVLVVEDDDTVRAVVCEVLRSLDYQVSEAADGPSGLKILNSEAPLDVLLTDVGLPGLNGRQLADAALQTRPDLKVLFMTGYAEAATRSAGFLTGNMQMITKPFELDDLTTRLSAMLARRTAA comes from the coding sequence ATGTCCGCTGACCCGATTTTCCATCGCGTTGCCATTACCGCGTCATTGATCGACAGCGAACGTGCCGCCCTGCGCCGCATCGCCGCCGGCGATCCCTTGCGAGACGTGCTCGAATCCGTCGTGACCACCGTGGAATCGACGGCGCGCCATCCGGTGCGCGCATCGGTGCTGCTGATGGACCCCGACGGGGCGACCTTGCGCCACGGCGCCGCGCCCAGCCTGCCCGACAGCTATAACGCCATCGTGGACGGGCTGCCTATCGGGCCCTTCCAGGGATCGTGCGGCAGCGCGGCCTACAGCGGTGAACCCGCCTATGTGTCGGACATCGCCACCGACCCCCGCTGGGCCGCCTATGCGTCCATCGCTGCGGACTACGCCATGCGGGCATGTTGGTCGACGCCGCTGATCGGCGCCGATGGCATGCTGCTCGGCACCTTTGCCATCTATCTGGACGTGCCGGGGGGACCGACCCCGGAAGACCTGGAAGTCATCGTGCTGGTCACGCAGACCGTGGCGTTGACCATCGAACGTTGCCGTTCCGTCACGGCGCTGCGCGAAAGCGAGGATCACTACCGTCATACGGTGGCGCACAATCCCCAGATCGCCTGGACCGCCACGGCCGACGGGGTGGTGGATCAGGTCGCGCAGCGCTGGGAAGACTGGACGGGCGCGCCGGGCACGGGCTCGTCCTGGCAGGATGTGTTGCACCCGGTCGACGTGCGCCCCGCCATCGACCACTGGAATCGCTCGGTCGCCACCGGCGAGCCTTACGACATCGAATACCGGCTGCGCCTGCGCAGCGGCAGTTATCGCTGGGTGCGTTCGCGCGCGTCGGCCCGGTTCGATGCGTCGGGCCAGATCGTCAAGTGGTATGGGTCCACTGAAGACGTGGACGACCGCCGGCGTGCCGAAGACCGCCTGCGCGTCAATGAAGCCAAGCTGCGCCGCCTGAACCAGATCCTGGAAGGGCAGGTGGAAGACTCCAGCCGCGCCAGCGAACGGGTCTGGACGATGTCGCACGAAGTGCTGGCGTCGGCGTCGATCGACGGCTATCTGCTGCGGGTCAATCCGGCGTTCACCGCCGTGCTGGGCTGGCCTGAAGACGCTGTCATCGGCATGCCCTTGCGGGATTTCACGTCCAGCGAACACATGGCGGGTGCGGAGCCCTGGACGCAGGTCGGCGCGGGCGATGTCCCGCTGCGCCAGGACGTGGCCTTCCGGCACAAGGAAGGCGGCCATCGCTGGCTGTCGTTGACGGTGGTATCGGAAGGCGACGCGCTGTTCATGTTCGGCCGCGACATCACTGCCGAACGGGATGCGGCCGATGCCCTGCTCATTGCCGAAGAATCACTGCGGCAGGCGCAGAAAATGGAAGCCTTGGGCCAACTGACCGGTGGCATCGCGCATGATTTCAACAACCTGCTGCAGGGCATTACCGGGCCGCTGGAATTGATCGACCATGCGCTGCGGCGCAAGACGAACGTGGACCTGTCGCGCTACGTGGCGCTGGCCCGGACGTCCGCCGGGCGCGCGGCGGCATTGACGCACCGCCTGCTGGCGTTTTCGCGCCGTCAGCCGCTGGCGCCGGTTCCTTTGAATCCCAATGACTTGGTCGACAGCATGGCGGACCTGCTGCGCCGGACCATGGGCGAGGGGATCGAGACCCGCACCGTGACCGATCCCGACATCTGGATGGCCCGTTGCGACGCGAACCAGCTGGAAAACGCACTGCTGAACCTGGCGATCAATGCCCGGGATGCCATGCCCGATGGCGGCGCGCTGACAATCACCACGTCCAACACGGAACTGACGGCCGACGCCGCGCGGCGCTTGCCGGGCGTGGCCGCGGGCCAGTATGTGCTGATCCAGGTGGCCGACACGGGAACGGGGATGAGCCCGGACATTGTGCAACGCGCGTTCGAGCCGTTCTACACCACCAAGCCGATCGGGCAGGGCACCGGACTGGGATTGTCCATGGCCTACGGGTTCGCGCAGCAATCAGGCGGCACGGCCCGGATCGACAGCCGGGAAGGCGAGGGCACGTCGATCAGCCTGTACCTGCCGCGGCATCTGGCAACGGCGGTCGCGCTGGACGACCCGCAGGGCTTGCCCCTGGCCGCGGACGCCTGTGCGGGCGCCAATGTGCTGGTAGTCGAAGACGACGATACCGTGCGCGCCGTGGTGTGCGAAGTGCTGCGCAGCCTGGACTACCAGGTCAGCGAGGCCGCGGATGGTCCGTCCGGGCTCAAGATACTGAACAGTGAAGCGCCGCTGGACGTCCTGTTGACCGACGTCGGCCTGCCGGGCCTGAACGGACGCCAGTTGGCCGACGCCGCGCTGCAGACCCGGCCGGACTTGAAAGTGCTGTTCATGACGGGCTACGCCGAAGCGGCCACGCGGTCGGCCGGCTTTCTGACGGGCAATATGCAGATGATCACCAAGCCGTTCGAGCTGGACGATCTGACGACCCGTTTGTCAGCGATGCTGGCTCGACGAACGGCGGCATGA
- a CDS encoding KGG domain-containing protein, producing the protein MTEQLKTRRPRGFAAMDPDKQKALASAGGRAAHRHGRAHQFTEDEARQAGAKGRAARQAKRIAALNAAQDETREVQDEETSIEESELQT; encoded by the coding sequence ATGACCGAGCAACTCAAAACTCGACGGCCGCGCGGATTTGCGGCCATGGACCCCGATAAACAAAAAGCACTCGCTTCGGCGGGTGGACGCGCCGCCCACCGCCATGGCCGCGCGCATCAGTTCACGGAAGACGAAGCCCGTCAGGCTGGCGCGAAAGGCCGGGCGGCACGGCAGGCGAAACGGATTGCCGCGCTGAACGCCGCGCAAGATGAAACGCGTGAGGTGCAGGACGAAGAAACTTCGATCGAAGAATCCGAACTGCAAACCTGA
- a CDS encoding alpha/beta hydrolase domain-containing protein: MKRTMWAATAVTLAGTLAACGGSDGDDAPSTPSVTPRLTMTVTATEDFPGTYGSVGAYERVTGTIAGEVDPKDSRNAVIQDLALAPVNARGMVDYSADFVMLKPKDMSKSNGVLRYDAPNRGNILTYLNPTATPSDAVFLERGYVVLYSAWQGDVPKSSAARLTATVPVAKNADGSSITGTYRAELVPSRDVLSTALPGGVFNGSMIPYAPASLDNTLPGYSLTRRLNETDQRVTIAPSDWKFATCDATTPFPGKPDPASICVKGGLQGNYLYELVYVAKDPKVMGVGLAALRDTVSFFRSKTADAAGTPNPLAGRIKYTIGQGTSQSGNAMKTFLHLGFNQSLEGGKVFDGMYAHVAARQTNINTRFAVPGGGGGLRTDHTAFGQTAPRALGKDYVDPITGQKGGVMTRCSASSTCPKFFLGLSGTEFWVLQGSPVLTDAYGFTDLVQPDNARIYYYASTQHGGNGGTGSIGYNPASNVYPTGTVAHHTDTFRALFLDLEDWVVADKAPPASQVPKVADGTLTRPDQLKFPVMKGLTWPVGGVQTPVPTFNYLARVNGYSVLNYGPQYRPEDESGIATVLPPAYSGKDYAILVPQVDPSTGMAKTGIRSVEALAPLGTSLEFNYVAIPGIIDLSGLSGGYLPFHVTEAARIAAGDTRPSLQSLYGNQAGYVAAVTAAANSLVTQRFLLQRDADRLIQEATARQIFP; encoded by the coding sequence ATGAAACGAACGATGTGGGCAGCCACTGCGGTCACGCTGGCGGGTACCCTGGCGGCGTGTGGCGGAAGCGATGGCGACGACGCGCCGTCGACGCCCAGCGTTACCCCGCGATTGACGATGACCGTCACGGCGACGGAAGACTTTCCGGGCACCTACGGATCGGTCGGCGCCTACGAGCGCGTGACCGGCACCATCGCCGGCGAGGTCGATCCCAAGGACAGCCGCAATGCCGTGATCCAGGATCTGGCGCTGGCGCCGGTCAATGCGCGCGGCATGGTCGATTATTCGGCTGACTTCGTCATGCTCAAGCCCAAGGACATGAGCAAGTCCAATGGGGTGCTGCGGTATGACGCCCCCAATCGCGGCAACATCCTGACCTATCTGAATCCGACCGCGACGCCCAGTGACGCTGTCTTCCTGGAACGGGGTTATGTCGTGCTGTATTCGGCATGGCAAGGCGATGTGCCCAAAAGCTCCGCGGCGCGCCTGACCGCGACCGTGCCGGTGGCGAAGAATGCCGATGGTTCGTCCATCACCGGCACCTATCGTGCGGAACTGGTCCCGAGCCGCGATGTGCTGTCGACCGCGCTGCCGGGCGGCGTGTTCAACGGGTCCATGATCCCCTACGCACCGGCCAGCCTGGACAACACCTTGCCGGGCTATTCGCTGACGCGTCGCCTGAACGAGACCGATCAGCGCGTCACGATCGCGCCCTCGGACTGGAAATTCGCCACCTGCGACGCCACCACGCCGTTTCCGGGCAAGCCCGACCCCGCCAGCATCTGCGTGAAGGGCGGGCTGCAGGGCAACTATCTGTATGAACTGGTCTACGTGGCCAAGGACCCGAAGGTCATGGGCGTCGGACTGGCCGCCTTGCGCGATACCGTCAGCTTCTTCCGCAGCAAGACGGCGGATGCGGCCGGTACGCCCAACCCCCTTGCCGGAAGGATCAAGTACACGATAGGCCAGGGCACGTCGCAGTCGGGCAATGCCATGAAGACCTTCCTGCATCTGGGCTTCAACCAGTCGCTGGAAGGCGGCAAGGTGTTCGACGGTATGTACGCCCATGTGGCCGCGCGCCAGACCAACATCAACACCCGGTTCGCCGTGCCGGGCGGTGGGGGCGGTCTGCGGACCGATCACACGGCCTTTGGCCAGACCGCGCCGCGGGCGCTCGGCAAGGATTATGTCGACCCGATCACCGGCCAGAAGGGCGGGGTGATGACGCGCTGCTCGGCCTCGTCGACCTGCCCCAAGTTCTTCCTGGGCCTGTCGGGCACCGAATTCTGGGTGCTGCAAGGCTCGCCTGTGCTGACGGACGCCTACGGGTTTACGGACCTCGTCCAGCCTGACAACGCGCGTATCTATTACTACGCCAGCACGCAGCACGGCGGCAATGGCGGCACGGGCAGCATCGGCTACAACCCTGCGTCCAACGTCTATCCGACCGGCACCGTGGCGCATCACACCGACACCTTCCGCGCATTGTTCCTGGACCTGGAAGACTGGGTGGTGGCCGACAAGGCGCCGCCGGCATCGCAAGTGCCCAAGGTGGCCGACGGCACGCTGACGCGTCCGGATCAATTGAAGTTCCCGGTCATGAAGGGGCTGACCTGGCCCGTGGGCGGCGTGCAGACCCCCGTGCCGACCTTCAATTACCTGGCTCGTGTGAACGGCTATTCGGTGCTGAACTACGGTCCGCAATACCGTCCGGAAGACGAATCGGGTATCGCGACGGTCCTGCCGCCCGCCTATTCGGGCAAGGACTACGCGATCCTGGTGCCGCAGGTGGATCCGTCCACCGGCATGGCCAAGACCGGCATCCGCAGCGTCGAGGCCCTGGCGCCGCTGGGCACCAGCCTGGAATTCAACTATGTGGCGATTCCGGGGATCATTGATCTGTCGGGCCTGTCGGGCGGCTACCTGCCGTTCCACGTGACCGAAGCCGCGCGCATTGCGGCCGGTGACACGCGTCCTTCATTGCAAAGCCTGTACGGCAACCAGGCGGGGTATGTTGCGGCCGTGACGGCGGCGGCCAACAGCCTGGTCACCCAGCGCTTCTTGCTGCAGCGGGATGCGGACCGGCTGATCCAGGAGGCCACGGCCCGCCAGATCTTCCCGTAA